The following proteins are co-located in the Pseudoalteromonas rubra genome:
- a CDS encoding M17 family metallopeptidase, which translates to MSFPLALPVSDWQVQDADAVIVVTSDVSDLSAAALNSAAAPYLAVDARLHSKASLLLAEGVPGKRLIVSPTGPLNRDYDDVRRFFEAGKAAVLEAKAAGAVKPVLMVAGVPGDARYQNALEVAYLGACQALWQPLEAREYRGPAIEPVESIALLGASEEQCRQLNAMAAGQYAARDLCGTEPERMAPPKFADYCVELFKDTSVSVEVVSDPATIDKDYPMLGTVARASYAVERHHPRVVKLVYTPQGDIERTLMFVGKGLVYDTGGADLKVGGFMAGMSRDKGGAASVAGFMKSVADFQPKGVKVIAYLAVVRNSIGSDCFVPDEIITTREGVKVRIGNTDAEGRLAMGDLLSELKDMATEEVNPELFTVATLTGHAARAMGPYSAYVENGPARAQQVSRQLADIGDLWADCAEVSRSRREDYDFVQPRTLADDVLSSNNAPSAVTARGHQFPMAFLAIVGGLDKHGCESDLPLPYVHMDIAGSGVEGGDWQHGKPTAATVSSLFVRYCR; encoded by the coding sequence ATGTCTTTTCCTCTCGCTCTGCCGGTCAGTGACTGGCAAGTTCAGGACGCCGATGCTGTTATCGTCGTCACTTCCGATGTGTCAGATCTTTCTGCTGCGGCACTAAACAGTGCGGCAGCCCCTTATCTTGCGGTTGACGCACGATTGCACAGCAAAGCCAGCTTGCTGTTAGCTGAAGGTGTACCGGGCAAGCGTCTGATAGTGTCACCAACAGGCCCGCTTAACCGTGACTACGATGACGTGCGACGTTTTTTTGAAGCGGGTAAAGCCGCTGTGCTGGAAGCCAAAGCAGCCGGTGCGGTTAAGCCGGTATTGATGGTGGCTGGGGTACCTGGCGATGCGCGTTATCAGAATGCTCTTGAAGTAGCGTACCTGGGAGCGTGTCAGGCGCTGTGGCAACCTCTGGAAGCCCGTGAATATCGTGGACCAGCGATTGAACCTGTTGAATCTATTGCACTATTGGGGGCTTCTGAAGAGCAATGTCGTCAGCTAAACGCTATGGCAGCTGGTCAGTATGCAGCCCGGGACCTGTGTGGTACGGAGCCTGAGCGCATGGCCCCCCCTAAGTTTGCAGATTACTGTGTTGAGCTGTTTAAGGATACGAGTGTCAGCGTTGAAGTCGTGTCAGATCCTGCCACCATAGACAAAGACTACCCTATGCTGGGCACCGTTGCGCGCGCATCTTATGCGGTAGAGCGTCATCACCCGCGTGTTGTTAAGCTGGTCTATACGCCGCAAGGAGACATTGAGCGCACGTTGATGTTTGTTGGTAAGGGTCTGGTTTATGACACCGGTGGTGCCGACCTGAAAGTTGGCGGGTTTATGGCGGGCATGAGCCGTGACAAAGGTGGTGCTGCTTCAGTCGCTGGCTTTATGAAGTCTGTCGCAGACTTCCAGCCTAAAGGCGTGAAAGTGATTGCGTACCTGGCTGTGGTGCGTAACTCGATTGGCTCTGATTGCTTCGTTCCGGATGAGATCATCACCACGCGTGAAGGCGTGAAAGTGCGTATTGGTAACACGGATGCGGAAGGCCGTCTTGCAATGGGAGATTTGTTGAGTGAGCTTAAAGATATGGCTACTGAGGAAGTGAATCCTGAGCTGTTTACGGTGGCTACTCTAACCGGACACGCCGCCCGAGCGATGGGGCCTTACAGTGCTTATGTTGAAAACGGCCCGGCACGTGCACAGCAGGTATCTCGTCAGCTTGCTGATATCGGTGATCTGTGGGCTGATTGTGCTGAGGTATCGCGCAGCCGTCGTGAAGATTACGATTTCGTGCAGCCACGTACTCTGGCGGATGATGTTTTGTCGAGCAACAATGCTCCGTCGGCTGTTACTGCGCGCGGTCACCAGTTCCCAATGGCCTTCCTGGCTATCGTTGGTGGACTGGACAAGCACGGCTGTGAGTCTGACTTACCACTGCCTTATGTCCACATGGATATCGCGGGCAGTGGTGTGGAAGGAGGTGACTGGCAACATGGTAAGCCAACTGCCGCCACCGTCAGCAGTTTGTTTGTGCGCTACTGTCGCTAA
- a CDS encoding methyl-accepting chemotaxis protein has protein sequence MAFLRQFTIFGRLAMLVGVVVLGLSALGIMNLQQQYQALSEQQYEKTKNLVETAHSLIAHFHQAQLNGTLSESQAKSAALSALKDLRYDESNYFWVNDHYPRMVMHPFKPQLNGQSLRDSKDPDGVALFQEMVAVVNSQGDGFVPYKWPKPGKSAPVDKISYVKGFAPWQWILGSGVYLDNIDEQFAQLRNQMLFNIVALLIVLIILSFIISNSVLQPMRAAADMMRDISQGEGDLTQQLDEHGRDEISRLSRFFNAYTTKMRRSITSVAGNAAEVEALADRVDDTGEVNLEYIERQNDSSRQVATAVEQMSAQIKEISQHAEAAEQAAGDAMRTSETGKTTISATISAIGTLSDTIEEVSVVTQALAEESQHIGSVLDVIRGISEQTNLLALNAAIEAARAGEQGRGFAVVADEVRTLASRTGQSTDEIQTMIEKLQKGAQAAVDAVQNSQRLSANTVSQVHEAEQALSEIERLITVILEMNGLIARATDEQSSAAADVNVRISDLSDATHHSLDTTQTLSQASKELKQASHQLAQIVEGFKV, from the coding sequence ATGGCATTTTTAAGACAGTTCACCATATTTGGCCGCCTTGCTATGCTGGTGGGCGTCGTCGTACTTGGCCTGAGCGCACTGGGCATAATGAATTTGCAGCAGCAATATCAGGCACTGAGTGAACAGCAATACGAAAAAACCAAGAACCTGGTTGAAACAGCCCATAGTCTGATCGCCCACTTTCATCAGGCACAGCTCAACGGCACACTCAGCGAAAGCCAGGCCAAAAGCGCCGCTCTGAGCGCACTGAAAGACCTAAGATACGATGAAAGCAATTACTTTTGGGTCAATGATCATTACCCTCGCATGGTAATGCACCCGTTTAAGCCCCAACTCAATGGCCAGTCACTGCGCGATAGTAAAGACCCTGACGGGGTCGCGCTGTTTCAGGAAATGGTGGCCGTTGTTAACAGCCAGGGTGATGGCTTTGTGCCATACAAATGGCCCAAACCCGGCAAATCTGCACCCGTCGACAAAATTTCTTATGTAAAAGGCTTTGCCCCGTGGCAGTGGATCTTAGGTTCCGGGGTGTATCTCGACAATATCGATGAGCAATTTGCTCAACTGCGTAATCAGATGCTGTTCAATATCGTCGCACTGCTCATCGTGCTAATAATTCTGAGCTTTATCATCAGCAATAGTGTATTACAGCCGATGCGAGCAGCAGCCGACATGATGCGAGACATTTCCCAGGGTGAAGGCGACCTGACACAGCAACTAGATGAGCATGGCCGTGATGAGATCTCACGCCTGTCTCGTTTTTTTAATGCCTATACAACTAAAATGCGCCGCTCGATTACCTCGGTCGCGGGCAATGCCGCTGAAGTAGAGGCGTTGGCCGATCGCGTAGATGACACGGGCGAGGTAAACCTAGAATACATTGAACGCCAAAATGACAGCAGTCGCCAGGTCGCAACGGCCGTTGAGCAAATGAGTGCTCAAATCAAAGAGATCAGCCAGCATGCTGAGGCTGCAGAGCAGGCTGCCGGAGATGCAATGCGCACCAGTGAAACCGGCAAAACTACCATCAGTGCCACAATCAGTGCCATAGGTACGCTATCAGACACCATTGAAGAGGTCAGTGTGGTGACGCAGGCGCTGGCAGAAGAGAGCCAGCATATTGGCTCAGTGCTGGACGTGATCCGGGGTATTTCGGAGCAGACCAACCTGCTCGCACTGAATGCCGCCATAGAAGCTGCCCGAGCCGGGGAGCAGGGTCGCGGGTTTGCAGTCGTGGCCGACGAAGTACGTACACTGGCAAGTCGTACCGGACAGAGTACCGATGAGATCCAGACCATGATTGAAAAGTTACAAAAAGGCGCTCAGGCCGCTGTTGATGCCGTGCAAAACAGTCAACGTCTTTCTGCCAACACGGTGAGTCAGGTCCATGAGGCTGAGCAGGCATTGAGTGAAATTGAACGTCTGATCACCGTCATCCTGGAAATGAACGGCCTGATCGCACGAGCGACGGATGAACAAAGCAGTGCGGCTGCCGATGTAAATGTACGAATTAGCGATCTGTCGGACGCCACCCACCATTCACTCGACACCACCCAAACCTTGTCCCAGGCCAGCAAAGAGCTCAAACAGGCAAGCCATCAGCTTGCCCAGATTGTAGAGGGCTTTAAAGTTTAG
- a CDS encoding aldo/keto reductase codes for MKYSHLGHSNLEVSRVCLGSMTWGVQNNQHDADEQINYALAQGVNFIDTAEMYAVPPSPETYGKTEEIIGDWLRRHPEKRQEMVIATKIAGSGLAWIRGGAPITAEAIIAAVDASLKRLHTDYIDVYQLHWPNRTSPHFSKHWPGMITFSDVSTEQHKAEMLEILGALKQCMDAGKIRHWGLSNDTPWGINTYLQLAHQHQLPRPVSIQNEFNLLHAKDWPYIIENCVHEDIAYLPWSPLAGGALSGKYLGGARPEGSRWTLIQRNGLFRDTQFAQEATAAYVEIAKEHNITASQLALAWCDQVDGVTSTIIGATTMAQLKENIKAFDCTLPPEALAEIDTVLKAYPLPY; via the coding sequence ATGAAGTACAGCCACCTGGGTCATTCCAATTTAGAGGTGTCGCGTGTCTGCCTGGGCAGCATGACATGGGGCGTGCAAAATAATCAGCATGATGCCGATGAGCAAATCAATTATGCGCTAGCACAGGGTGTTAACTTTATCGACACTGCTGAAATGTATGCCGTTCCTCCGTCACCTGAAACCTATGGTAAGACCGAGGAAATTATCGGGGACTGGTTACGTCGCCACCCTGAAAAGCGCCAGGAAATGGTCATTGCCACTAAAATAGCCGGTTCCGGGCTTGCCTGGATCCGTGGCGGTGCACCCATCACGGCCGAAGCCATTATCGCCGCTGTCGATGCTTCCCTTAAGCGACTGCATACCGATTATATTGATGTATACCAGCTGCACTGGCCAAATCGAACCTCCCCCCATTTCTCTAAACACTGGCCCGGCATGATCACTTTCAGTGATGTATCAACGGAGCAACACAAAGCTGAGATGTTGGAAATACTGGGAGCACTTAAACAGTGTATGGACGCAGGTAAAATTCGTCACTGGGGACTGTCCAATGACACACCCTGGGGCATAAACACCTACTTGCAACTGGCGCATCAACACCAATTGCCAAGACCGGTATCAATTCAGAATGAGTTCAATCTGTTACATGCTAAAGACTGGCCTTATATCATAGAAAACTGTGTCCATGAAGACATCGCCTATCTGCCCTGGTCGCCACTTGCCGGAGGCGCTTTGTCAGGTAAGTACCTGGGAGGTGCACGACCAGAAGGATCGCGCTGGACCTTGATCCAACGCAACGGTTTATTCCGGGATACTCAGTTTGCACAAGAAGCCACGGCGGCCTATGTCGAGATTGCCAAAGAGCACAACATCACCGCATCTCAACTCGCACTGGCCTGGTGCGACCAGGTCGACGGCGTGACGTCTACCATCATAGGCGCAACGACGATGGCGCAGTTAAAGGAAAATATCAAAGCCTTTGATTGTACTCTGCCACCAGAGGCATTGGCCGAAATTGATACGGTGCTAAAAGCGTATCCATTACCCTATTAA
- a CDS encoding HIT domain-containing protein produces the protein MSRFQLAPELVHDCIELADWPLCKLLLLNDSQYPWFILVPRISGMREIIDLSADQQQLFWQESAQLSHLIKSVFNPHKLNVAALGNMVPQLHVHHIARFEHDAAWPKPVWGQLPPIPYSDQQIAEIKQALDI, from the coding sequence ATGAGCAGATTTCAACTGGCGCCGGAATTGGTGCACGATTGTATTGAACTGGCCGACTGGCCATTGTGTAAACTGCTATTACTGAACGACAGCCAGTACCCCTGGTTTATACTGGTGCCACGTATATCTGGCATGCGTGAGATCATTGATCTCAGTGCAGATCAGCAACAGCTGTTTTGGCAGGAGTCTGCTCAGTTAAGTCACCTAATTAAATCCGTATTTAATCCACACAAATTGAATGTGGCTGCGCTGGGAAACATGGTGCCTCAGCTGCACGTTCATCATATTGCGCGTTTTGAGCATGATGCAGCCTGGCCAAAGCCTGTGTGGGGCCAACTGCCACCAATCCCATACAGTGATCAGCAAATAGCCGAAATAAAACAGGCGCTGGATATCTGA
- a CDS encoding S9 family peptidase produces the protein MLSYAALATGLLATSQFTVAQPLTLERIFDDPSLAGKAPVNLKFSPDGTRVTYLQGKVDDYNRYDLWEYNIKADTNRLLVDSQALFSGPETLSDEEKARRERQRIFGRGILEYKWSKDGKALLFPLNGDLYYYELSSGKSRKLTDTEAFETDARFSPKGNYVSFIREQDLYALELATGKEIRLSKDGGGVIKNGMAEFVAQEEMSRMTGYWWAGDESKIAFTRIDESPVQEAIRNEIYADEVKLFNQRYPFTGTDNVRIDLGVVTLNDQKVNWIDLGKEKDIYIARAKWLEDDTTLSYQWQNRAQQKLELRFYNADSKQQRVALTEISDTWINLHFDLHFLKDKKHFIWASERDGYKHLYLYRTSGQLVRQLTQGDWIVEKLQGVDEKKGLIYFSGRKDTPLESHLYAVPLFKKGNIERITQAGAYHKVVMAEDNRTFIDSKSSVNQPTSVSLRKANGEFITWLEQNKLDDQHPLTPFLNDLSTPEYGTLKAADGQLMHYRLFKPKQLKKGKKYPVIVNVYGGPHAQRVTNSWRSKNLYFQYMVQQGYIVFQLDNRGSYNRGKRFEDPIYKHLGEVEVADQIRGVEFLRTLDYVDPSRIGIYGHSYGGYMALMTMFKAGDYFTAGVSGAPVTDWALYDTHYTERYLGHPQTNAKGYEQSAVFPYTDGLKGPLMIYHGMADDNVLFTHATKLFKQLQDEAKPFEMMTYPGSKHSLRGKKVQTHLHQTITNFFNRHFDVK, from the coding sequence TTGCTATCTTATGCCGCGCTTGCCACCGGTTTGCTGGCCACCAGCCAGTTTACTGTGGCCCAGCCGCTGACGCTGGAACGTATTTTCGATGACCCCTCTTTGGCAGGTAAGGCCCCTGTTAACCTTAAGTTTTCGCCCGATGGTACTCGGGTAACCTACCTGCAGGGCAAAGTAGACGACTACAACCGCTACGATCTGTGGGAATACAATATTAAGGCCGACACAAACCGTCTGCTGGTCGATTCCCAGGCCTTATTCTCTGGTCCTGAAACCTTGTCAGATGAAGAAAAGGCGCGCCGTGAAAGACAGCGTATATTTGGTCGCGGGATCCTCGAATACAAATGGTCTAAAGATGGTAAAGCACTGCTCTTCCCACTCAATGGTGACCTTTACTATTATGAGCTCAGCTCAGGTAAAAGCCGCAAACTGACCGATACCGAAGCCTTTGAAACCGATGCCCGCTTCTCGCCTAAAGGCAACTACGTGTCCTTTATACGAGAGCAAGACCTGTATGCTCTGGAGCTCGCAACCGGCAAAGAGATCCGCCTGAGTAAAGACGGTGGTGGCGTGATTAAAAATGGCATGGCAGAGTTCGTTGCACAGGAAGAAATGAGCCGTATGACTGGCTACTGGTGGGCCGGGGATGAAAGCAAAATTGCCTTCACCCGCATCGATGAAAGTCCGGTACAAGAAGCCATCCGCAACGAAATTTATGCCGATGAAGTCAAACTGTTTAACCAACGCTACCCGTTTACCGGCACGGATAATGTCCGCATCGATCTGGGGGTGGTCACCCTGAATGATCAGAAAGTGAACTGGATTGACCTGGGTAAAGAAAAAGACATCTACATTGCCCGAGCGAAATGGCTGGAAGATGACACCACCTTGTCATATCAGTGGCAAAACCGTGCTCAGCAAAAGCTGGAATTAAGATTCTACAACGCCGACAGCAAACAACAACGCGTCGCTCTGACAGAGATCAGCGACACCTGGATCAATCTGCATTTTGACCTGCATTTTTTAAAAGACAAAAAGCACTTCATCTGGGCCTCAGAGCGCGATGGCTATAAGCACCTGTATTTGTATCGCACCAGCGGCCAACTGGTTCGTCAGCTGACTCAGGGTGACTGGATTGTCGAAAAGCTTCAGGGCGTGGATGAGAAAAAGGGCCTGATCTACTTCTCTGGCCGCAAAGACACCCCACTGGAAAGCCACTTGTATGCGGTCCCATTATTCAAAAAAGGCAACATTGAGCGGATCACACAAGCCGGAGCCTACCACAAAGTGGTGATGGCAGAAGACAACCGCACTTTTATCGACAGCAAATCGTCCGTAAATCAACCTACATCGGTTTCATTGCGCAAAGCCAATGGCGAATTCATTACCTGGCTGGAACAAAATAAGCTCGATGACCAGCATCCGCTGACACCTTTCCTGAATGATTTGTCGACACCAGAGTATGGCACCCTGAAAGCGGCAGATGGGCAATTGATGCACTACCGTTTGTTTAAGCCTAAGCAGCTTAAAAAAGGCAAGAAATACCCTGTGATCGTCAATGTTTATGGTGGCCCGCATGCACAGCGTGTTACTAATAGCTGGCGCAGTAAAAACCTTTATTTCCAGTATATGGTGCAGCAAGGTTACATCGTCTTCCAGCTGGACAACCGTGGTTCATACAACCGAGGCAAACGCTTTGAAGACCCTATTTACAAGCACTTAGGTGAAGTGGAAGTCGCGGATCAGATCCGTGGTGTGGAATTCTTACGCACACTGGATTATGTCGACCCTTCGCGCATCGGGATTTATGGCCACAGCTACGGCGGTTATATGGCACTGATGACCATGTTCAAAGCAGGTGATTACTTTACCGCAGGCGTATCTGGTGCGCCAGTAACAGACTGGGCACTGTATGACACGCATTACACTGAACGTTACCTGGGACATCCACAAACCAATGCGAAAGGCTACGAGCAAAGCGCAGTGTTCCCCTACACAGACGGTCTGAAGGGCCCGCTGATGATCTATCACGGCATGGCGGACGACAACGTGTTGTTTACCCATGCGACGAAGCTGTTCAAACAGTTACAGGATGAAGCAAAGCCTTTTGAAATGATGACCTACCCGGGCTCTAAACACAGCCTGCGTGGTAAGAAGGTGCAGACGCATCTGCATCAGACCATCACCAACTTCTTTAATCGTCACTTTGACGTGAAGTAA
- a CDS encoding carbon starvation protein A: MQSIMIVLFGILGMLFGWFVYSKFIAEKIFKMDDKFVTPAHELNDGVDYVPTNKVVLWGHHFTSVAGAAPIVGPAIAVYWGWVPAVLWVVFGTIFFAGVHDMGALWASARHKGKSMGALSETVIGTRTRSLFMIVVFLVLLMVNAVFGVVIANSFVANPSAVFPAWAAILVALVIGQLLKRQVPLVPLCVIGVAILYASIYVGSGMPLALPSELFGLADKANWIIILFIYAAVASLLPVWMLLQPRDFINGMQLLVGLVLLYGAVFVVMPDITAPAFNTQTAIDTPSIIPLLFVTIACGAVSGFHGIVSSGTSSKQLDKETDGRFVGYLGAVGEGSLALITLVAVSGVMLAVSPEEWHEIYSHLGAGSVGAFIQGGANLISNGWGLSVEIASTLLAVMVVLFAGTTMDSGVRLQRYIIQEWGEIYQLNALKNGVLATLVAVGCCLLLAFGAGGASGSGGMIIWPLFGSTNQILASLTLLVISVYLMKLGRPAKFTLIPMMFVILMAFFAGLIKLGEYYEQGNWLLVGLDIVVLVVSVLVMLEAWSVVSKLKLQKDSSAVSQSD; encoded by the coding sequence ATGCAGTCAATCATGATCGTGCTGTTTGGCATACTTGGTATGCTGTTTGGCTGGTTTGTCTACTCAAAATTCATCGCCGAAAAAATATTTAAAATGGACGATAAGTTCGTCACACCGGCGCATGAGTTAAATGACGGGGTAGATTATGTACCGACTAACAAAGTGGTGCTCTGGGGACATCATTTTACATCCGTAGCAGGGGCAGCGCCTATTGTTGGCCCAGCCATTGCCGTCTACTGGGGCTGGGTTCCCGCGGTTTTATGGGTGGTGTTTGGTACCATCTTTTTTGCGGGTGTGCATGATATGGGCGCATTGTGGGCCAGTGCGCGTCACAAAGGCAAGTCGATGGGGGCGCTGTCAGAAACTGTTATAGGTACACGCACGCGTTCATTGTTTATGATTGTGGTTTTCCTGGTACTGTTGATGGTAAATGCCGTATTTGGGGTCGTTATTGCCAATTCCTTCGTGGCTAACCCCAGTGCTGTGTTTCCTGCCTGGGCCGCCATCTTAGTGGCGCTGGTGATTGGCCAGTTACTTAAACGTCAGGTGCCACTGGTGCCCTTGTGTGTGATTGGGGTCGCCATTCTTTACGCCAGCATTTATGTGGGGTCGGGTATGCCACTGGCGCTGCCCAGCGAATTGTTTGGGCTGGCCGATAAAGCCAATTGGATTATTATTCTGTTTATTTATGCGGCTGTGGCGTCTTTATTACCTGTCTGGATGTTGTTACAACCGCGCGATTTTATTAATGGCATGCAGCTGCTGGTGGGGCTGGTTTTGCTGTATGGTGCAGTATTTGTGGTGATGCCGGATATCACGGCACCTGCCTTTAATACGCAAACTGCGATCGATACGCCAAGCATCATTCCTTTATTGTTTGTTACCATTGCGTGTGGCGCCGTTTCTGGTTTCCATGGCATTGTATCGTCTGGTACCAGTTCGAAACAGCTGGATAAAGAAACCGATGGCCGCTTTGTCGGTTACTTGGGGGCCGTGGGTGAGGGCTCATTGGCATTGATCACGCTGGTGGCCGTGAGTGGCGTCATGCTGGCAGTGTCACCTGAAGAATGGCACGAAATTTACAGTCACCTCGGTGCGGGCAGTGTCGGCGCATTTATCCAGGGCGGGGCAAACCTGATCAGCAATGGCTGGGGGCTGTCGGTGGAGATCGCATCAACTCTGCTTGCGGTAATGGTGGTGTTGTTTGCCGGTACTACCATGGATTCTGGCGTGCGTTTGCAGCGTTATATTATCCAGGAATGGGGTGAAATTTATCAACTTAATGCCCTGAAAAACGGTGTGCTTGCAACCCTGGTTGCAGTAGGTTGCTGTTTACTGCTGGCATTTGGTGCGGGCGGTGCGTCGGGTAGCGGCGGTATGATCATTTGGCCCCTGTTTGGTTCGACCAACCAAATTCTAGCCAGCCTGACCTTGCTGGTGATCTCTGTGTATCTGATGAAGCTGGGTCGTCCGGCAAAATTCACACTGATCCCGATGATGTTTGTGATTCTGATGGCCTTTTTTGCCGGGCTGATCAAGCTGGGTGAATATTATGAGCAGGGTAACTGGTTGCTGGTGGGCCTGGATATTGTGGTCCTGGTTGTTAGTGTATTGGTGATGCTGGAAGCCTGGTCTGTGGTCAGTAAGCTAAAATTACAAAAAGACAGCAGCGCAGTATCGCAGTCGGATTAA
- a CDS encoding NUDIX hydrolase, with amino-acid sequence MRVLNPAPAVPLPGTSFTRPATRAIITRQSQILLLYTQRYDDYTLPGGGVDEGESLTDALVREVKEETGARSVTHIVPFGIYEEYQRWYKPEYDNVHIVSHCYQCDICGEFDEPEMEHYEVSNGMQPQWVEITEAIAHNEAVLANSDKQGQSLLRETRLLKLIAKELMQLNF; translated from the coding sequence ATGCGCGTTCTTAATCCAGCCCCAGCCGTGCCTTTACCTGGTACCAGTTTCACCCGGCCTGCGACACGGGCCATTATTACCCGCCAATCGCAAATCTTGTTGCTCTACACCCAGCGATATGATGATTATACCTTGCCCGGCGGTGGGGTTGACGAAGGTGAGTCTCTCACAGACGCACTGGTACGCGAGGTCAAAGAAGAAACCGGTGCCCGCTCTGTAACCCACATCGTCCCTTTTGGTATATATGAAGAATATCAGCGCTGGTACAAACCCGAGTATGACAATGTACACATAGTTTCGCACTGCTATCAGTGTGACATTTGCGGGGAATTTGATGAACCAGAAATGGAGCATTATGAAGTCAGCAATGGTATGCAACCACAATGGGTGGAGATCACCGAAGCCATTGCCCACAATGAAGCCGTACTGGCAAACAGCGATAAACAAGGACAATCTCTGCTCAGAGAAACCCGCTTGCTTAAACTCATTGCCAAAGAACTGATGCAACTGAACTTTTAA
- the dinB gene encoding DNA polymerase IV, translating to MRKFIHVDMDCFYAAVEMRDNPALANVPIAIGGNSHRGVLSTANYIARQYGVRSAMSNYKAKQLCPELVIVPGRMAVYKAVSAQIRTIFARYTKLIEPLSLDEAYLDVTECTLCQGSATLIAQQIRSDIYQETGLTASAGIAPIKFLAKIASDENKPNGQYVITPDDVDMFIDTLPLKKIPGVGKVTHEKLLAMGLQYGRDVKASSRTQMTERFGKFGDVLWRRCQGIDERKVETERIRKSVGVETTFEKDIQDLDALKDVLRQRLLPELQRRADPYRGTRTFNKLGVKVKFYDFSQTTKECQYHEIDEGVLFTLLEQAVERFGSKPVRLIGIQLGLGEVASGQAQLGLFDVQTFD from the coding sequence ATGCGTAAGTTTATCCATGTTGATATGGACTGCTTTTATGCTGCCGTAGAGATGCGCGATAACCCAGCGCTGGCCAATGTGCCGATTGCGATTGGTGGGAATAGCCACCGGGGCGTGTTATCAACGGCCAACTACATCGCGCGCCAGTATGGTGTGCGCTCTGCCATGTCTAACTACAAAGCTAAGCAGCTGTGCCCTGAACTGGTGATTGTGCCCGGCAGGATGGCAGTTTACAAAGCGGTGTCTGCGCAGATCCGCACGATTTTTGCTCGTTACACTAAACTGATAGAACCACTCTCCTTAGATGAAGCTTATCTGGACGTTACGGAGTGCACTTTGTGTCAGGGCAGCGCAACGTTAATTGCGCAGCAGATCCGCAGCGATATCTATCAAGAAACGGGCCTGACTGCTTCTGCGGGCATTGCGCCCATTAAATTCCTGGCCAAAATCGCCAGCGACGAAAATAAACCGAATGGTCAGTATGTGATCACCCCTGACGACGTGGATATGTTTATTGACACTTTGCCGCTGAAAAAAATCCCCGGCGTAGGCAAAGTGACACATGAAAAGCTACTGGCAATGGGATTGCAATATGGCCGCGACGTTAAGGCCAGCAGCAGAACTCAGATGACAGAGCGGTTTGGTAAATTTGGCGATGTACTCTGGCGACGTTGTCAGGGCATTGATGAGCGTAAGGTAGAAACTGAGCGGATCCGCAAATCGGTCGGTGTTGAAACCACGTTTGAAAAAGACATACAAGATCTGGATGCACTTAAAGATGTACTTCGCCAGCGCCTGCTACCTGAATTGCAACGGCGGGCTGACCCCTATCGCGGCACGCGGACCTTCAATAAACTGGGTGTTAAAGTGAAGTTTTATGACTTTTCGCAAACCACCAAAGAGTGTCAGTATCATGAGATTGATGAAGGTGTGTTGTTCACTTTGCTGGAGCAGGCAGTTGAGCGCTTTGGCAGTAAACCGGTCAGATTGATAGGGATACAGCTGGGTTTAGGTGAAGTGGCGTCTGGTCAGGCTCAGTTGGGCCTGTTTGATGTTCAGACCTTCGACTAA